A region of Dioscorea cayenensis subsp. rotundata cultivar TDr96_F1 chromosome 5, TDr96_F1_v2_PseudoChromosome.rev07_lg8_w22 25.fasta, whole genome shotgun sequence DNA encodes the following proteins:
- the LOC120260077 gene encoding uncharacterized protein LOC120260077 encodes MVYLVIHLANEARLAGPVIYRWMYPVERFLLTLKTYVRNRASPEGSIAEGYLANECLTFASRYLVGTETSFNQSTRNEEDQNVANDEEVSIFANVGRPLGRKKNKGCSSNKRKRVSRITLDNQTLVQAHRYVLFNFDGVAPFLKKHEQFIKRRNRSPRLSPYEIQKLQSETFHDWFHDHVAQLEQQGNANITDELRLLARGPMDTARRYTGYIVNGF; translated from the exons ATGGTATATTTGGTTATTCATTTAGCAAATGAAGCAAGACTTGCTGGTCCAGTCATATATCGGTGGATGTATCCTGTTGAGAG GTTTCTTCTTACGCTTAAGACGTATGTGCGTAATAGAGCTAGTCCAGAGGGTTCAATTGCAGAAGGCTATTTAGCTAATGAATGTTTAACTTTTGCTTCACGATATTTAGTGGGGACTGAAACtagcttcaatcaatcaactagaaatgaagaagatcaaAATGTTGCCAATGATGAGGAAGTATCCATTTTTGCAAATGTTGGAAGACCAttgggaaggaaaaaaaataaaggttgtAGTAGTAACAAGCGTAAGAGGGTCTCACGTATTACACTTGACAACCAAACTTTGGTGCAAGCACATCGTTATGTGTTGTTCAATTTTGATGGAGTTGCTCCATTTTTAAA gaAGCATGAGCAATTTATTAAGAGGCGTAATCGCTCCCCACGTCTTTCACCTTATGAGATACAAAAGTTACAAAGTGAAACATTTCATGATTGGTTTCATGATCAT GTTGCACAATTGGAGCAACAAGGAAATGCAAACATCACCGATGAACTTAGACTACTTGCTCGTGGTCCAATGGATACAGCAAGGAGATACACTGGATACATTGTTAATGGTTTTTAG